From the Homo sapiens chromosome 1, GRCh38.p14 Primary Assembly genome, one window contains:
- the ADORA1 gene encoding adenosine receptor A1 isoform 2 (isoform 2 is encoded by transcript variant 3), translated as MHLPTHRALEEEGAPLRGPWRPGVPQRGLSRQLGGRSSHSALLSPRYKMVVTPRRAAVAIAGCWILSFVVGLTPMFGWNNLSAVERAWAANGSMGEPVIKCEFEKVISMEYMVYFNFFVWVLPPLLLMVLIYLEVFYLIRKQLNKKVSASSGDPQKYYGKELKIAKSLALILFLFALSWLPLHILNCITLFCPSCHKPSILTYIAIFLTHGNSAMNPIVYAFRIQKFRVTFLKIWNDHFRCQPAPPIDEDLPEERPDD; from the coding sequence ATGCACCTCCCCACTCACCGGGCCCTGGAAGAGGAGGGTGCTCCTCTTAGAGGCCCCTGGAGGCCAGGCGTGCCTCAGAGGGGCCTTTCGAGGCAGCTGGGAGGCAGATCCTCACACTCTGCCCTCCTCTCCCCCAGGTACAAGATGGTGGTGACCCCCCGGAGGGCGGCGGTGGCCATAGCCGGCTGCTGGATCCTCTCCTTCGTGGTGGGACTGACCCCTATGTTTGGCTGGAACAATCTGAGTGCGGTGGAGCGGGCCTGGGCAGCCAACGGCAGCATGGGGGAGCCCGTGATCAAGTGCGAGTTCGAGAAGGTCATCAGCATGGAGTACATGGTCTACTTCAACTTCTTTGTGTGGGTGCTGCCCCCGCTTCTCCTCATGGTCCTCATCTACCTGGAGGTCTTCTACCTAATCCGCAAGCAGCTCAACAAGAAGGTGTCGGCCTCCTCCGGCGACCCGCAGAAGTACTATGGGAAGGAGCTGAAGATCGCCAAGTCGCTGGCCCTCATCCTCTTCCTCTTTGCCCTCAGCTGGCTGCCTTTGCACATCCTCAACTGCATCACCCTCTTCTGCCCGTCCTGCCACAAGCCCAGCATCCTTACCTACATTGCCATCTTCCTCACGCACGGCAACTCGGCCATGAACCCCATTGTCTATGCCTTCCGCATCCAGAAGTTCCGCGTCACCTTCCTTAAGATTTGGAATGACCATTTCCGCTGCCAGCCTGCACCTCCCATTGACGAGGATCTCCCAGAAGAGAGGCCTGATGACTAG
- the ADORA1 gene encoding adenosine receptor A1 isoform 3 (isoform 3 is encoded by transcript variant 4), which translates to MVVTPRRAAVAIAGCWILSFVVGLTPMFGWNNLSAVERAWAANGSMGEPVIKCEFEKVISMEYMVYFNFFVWVLPPLLLMVLIYLEVFYLIRKQLNKKVSASSGDPQKYYGKELKIAKSLALILFLFALSWLPLHILNCITLFCPSCHKPSILTYIAIFLTHGNSAMNPIVYAFRIQKFRVTFLKIWNDHFRCQPAPPIDEDLPEERPDD; encoded by the coding sequence ATGGTGGTGACCCCCCGGAGGGCGGCGGTGGCCATAGCCGGCTGCTGGATCCTCTCCTTCGTGGTGGGACTGACCCCTATGTTTGGCTGGAACAATCTGAGTGCGGTGGAGCGGGCCTGGGCAGCCAACGGCAGCATGGGGGAGCCCGTGATCAAGTGCGAGTTCGAGAAGGTCATCAGCATGGAGTACATGGTCTACTTCAACTTCTTTGTGTGGGTGCTGCCCCCGCTTCTCCTCATGGTCCTCATCTACCTGGAGGTCTTCTACCTAATCCGCAAGCAGCTCAACAAGAAGGTGTCGGCCTCCTCCGGCGACCCGCAGAAGTACTATGGGAAGGAGCTGAAGATCGCCAAGTCGCTGGCCCTCATCCTCTTCCTCTTTGCCCTCAGCTGGCTGCCTTTGCACATCCTCAACTGCATCACCCTCTTCTGCCCGTCCTGCCACAAGCCCAGCATCCTTACCTACATTGCCATCTTCCTCACGCACGGCAACTCGGCCATGAACCCCATTGTCTATGCCTTCCGCATCCAGAAGTTCCGCGTCACCTTCCTTAAGATTTGGAATGACCATTTCCGCTGCCAGCCTGCACCTCCCATTGACGAGGATCTCCCAGAAGAGAGGCCTGATGACTAG